GTCGTCGACGTCGCCGACCCCGACGGGGGAGAGCACCAGGTGGTAGCCGGCGGCGCTGGCCGCGGCGGCGGCCCCGGTCACGAAGGCGGTCTCGGTGGCGCCCAGCCCGCGCTCGTCCATCGGCATAAGCAGGCCGACGATGCGGCTGCGGCGGCTGGCCAGGCCGCGGGCCATCGCGTTGGGCTGGTAGTCGAGCTCGGCCATGGCCGCGAGGACCTTGTCGCGGGTGGCCTGGGAGATGGGGCGGGTGCCGGTGAGCACGTACGACACGGTGCTGACCGAGACCCGGGCGAGGCGGGCGACGTCGTGCATCGTTGCCACCGCGCACCTCCTTTGGTCACGCTCAACACCGGCTGTCGAAACGCTTCGACTAACCGTTTCGACGAACCGTAGGTCACGTGTTACGGGGGCGTCAATAGCCGATGTCAAACAGAAATCCGGAGTACTCCGAGGCTCCGGTGGTGTCCGTCCGGCACCGATCGTGAGGTGCCCGCCCGGCGGGATCGCCAAGTCGGACATGCAACTTCTGGTTGCGCGTGCGGGTCTGCCCCGGGTAACGTTTCCCGCAACCAAAGGTTGCAGGAGGGTGTCATGGAGTTCGGGACCATCGAGCGCGAGATCTGGGTCGAGGCGCCACCCGAGGTCGTCTTCGAGGTGGTGAGCAGCCCCGACCACCTCAAGCAGTGGTGGCCGGACGACGCCCGGTACGACCCGACACCCGGGTCGACCGGAGAGATCGTCTTCGGCGACCCCGACGCCGAGGGAGCGATCGTCTCCTTCACCGTCGTCGACGCGCGACCACCCCGCAGCTTCTCGTTCCGGTGGACACACCCCGCCGGCGAGGCCGCCGTGGAGGGCAACTCGCTGCTGGTCACCTTCGAGCTGACCCCGTCCCGCGGCGGGACGCTGCTCCGCATGACCGAGACCGGCTTCCGCGAGATGGGCTGGGAGATCGCCGTCCTGGAGCAGCAGTACCGGGACCACGTCAGCGGCTGGGACTTCTACCTCCCGCGGCTGGCGCCGTACGCCGCCACGCTCGGGGTGCGGCCGTGAGCACGGTGGCGGCCGACCGGATCGACGACGACCTGTGGTCCGCGATCGGCGACCCGACCCGGCGTCGGATGCTCGACCTGCTGCTCGTCGAGGGCGAGGGCACCGCCACCGGTCTGAGCCAGCAGATGCCCGTCACCCGTCAGGCCGTGGCCAAGCACCTCGCCGTTCTGGACCGGGTCGGCCTCGTGCGGCCGGCGCCCGCCGGCCGGGAGAAGCGGTACCGGGTGGACGAGGCGCAGCTCGCCCGGGCAGTGGCCCAACTGTCGACGGTCGGGGCGGCGTGGGACGCCCGGCTCCAGCGGATCAAGCGGATCGCGGAGGCCATCCAGCGCAAC
This genomic stretch from Micromonospora krabiensis harbors:
- a CDS encoding SRPBCC family protein; translation: MEFGTIEREIWVEAPPEVVFEVVSSPDHLKQWWPDDARYDPTPGSTGEIVFGDPDAEGAIVSFTVVDARPPRSFSFRWTHPAGEAAVEGNSLLVTFELTPSRGGTLLRMTETGFREMGWEIAVLEQQYRDHVSGWDFYLPRLAPYAATLGVRP
- a CDS encoding ArsR/SmtB family transcription factor encodes the protein MSTVAADRIDDDLWSAIGDPTRRRMLDLLLVEGEGTATGLSQQMPVTRQAVAKHLAVLDRVGLVRPAPAGREKRYRVDEAQLARAVAQLSTVGAAWDARLQRIKRIAEAIQRNRQD